A stretch of Sulfurimonas xiamenensis DNA encodes these proteins:
- a CDS encoding pilus (MSHA type) biogenesis protein MshL: protein MKLIKTTMYSTLLTLLLSVNTLADCSYELFSISSTKNTKIIDFIEQLSDECEFSIIVTDPTAQEFLNTNLNKTNLNNLTINEVLELILKENNLTYTLENNILKISYLETKMFSIDYILSQRKSESKTDITLSSEGAGVSSGTTTTTANAEVGGGSAGKSGMKIDSSDEVMFWHQLDLEFQKILNRPQDIYKAEAPIINKNAGIVTVTATTKQMQRFEKYLKNLQDKVQLQVLIDVQLLSVTLNEGKTTGVDWSQLYALQDIDVSFGTGTGTGNTQDSFITLNSSSGIKLNEVIKFLKTQGEVNSISNPKVLTLNNQAALITAGTEYFYKIISTEILAGGTTGTQSESEDVLSVFAGVLLDITPEISDNNMITLKINPSLSETASDISSIPGEDRTMPPDLTRRQLSSVVTVKDGNRIILGGLINTNVENNVNKVPLLGDIPLLNYLFKYEDKQKTVHELIIVIEPHIIRKEENDLSLSDLGYQGLSEKILLNAEDAITATTDSAKEEN, encoded by the coding sequence ATGAAACTTATAAAAACAACAATGTACTCGACTCTTTTAACACTTTTGTTATCAGTTAATACTTTAGCTGATTGTTCTTATGAACTCTTTAGCATTAGTTCCACAAAAAACACTAAGATAATAGATTTTATAGAACAGCTTAGTGATGAGTGTGAATTTAGCATTATTGTCACTGATCCGACTGCTCAAGAGTTTTTAAATACTAATTTAAATAAAACAAATCTAAACAACCTAACGATTAATGAAGTTTTAGAACTTATATTGAAAGAGAATAATCTTACATATACTCTTGAGAATAATATTTTAAAAATTTCATATCTTGAAACTAAAATGTTTAGCATAGACTATATTCTTTCACAAAGAAAAAGTGAATCTAAAACAGATATAACTCTCTCATCAGAAGGTGCTGGCGTTTCTTCTGGAACTACAACTACAACAGCAAACGCAGAAGTAGGTGGAGGCAGTGCAGGTAAATCAGGTATGAAAATAGATAGTTCAGATGAAGTGATGTTTTGGCATCAACTAGATTTAGAATTTCAAAAAATTCTTAACAGACCACAAGATATCTATAAAGCTGAAGCTCCTATTATAAATAAAAATGCCGGTATTGTTACAGTTACTGCAACAACTAAACAGATGCAAAGATTTGAAAAATACCTTAAAAATCTTCAAGACAAAGTACAGCTTCAAGTCTTAATAGATGTTCAGCTACTGTCTGTAACTTTAAATGAAGGAAAAACAACAGGTGTTGACTGGAGCCAGCTATATGCTCTTCAAGATATTGATGTAAGCTTTGGAACAGGTACTGGTACAGGCAATACGCAGGATAGTTTTATTACACTCAACAGCTCAAGCGGAATAAAATTAAATGAAGTTATTAAATTTCTTAAAACTCAAGGTGAAGTGAACTCTATATCTAACCCAAAAGTTTTAACTCTTAATAATCAAGCAGCTCTAATAACAGCCGGAACTGAATATTTTTATAAAATTATAAGTACTGAAATATTGGCAGGCGGAACAACCGGAACTCAAAGTGAAAGTGAAGATGTTTTATCAGTTTTTGCCGGAGTTTTACTAGATATTACTCCAGAAATTTCTGATAACAATATGATAACACTAAAAATAAACCCTTCTCTATCTGAAACAGCTTCAGATATATCTAGTATCCCGGGAGAAGACAGAACAATGCCGCCGGATCTTACTCGCCGTCAGCTCTCCTCTGTTGTAACTGTAAAAGATGGTAATCGTATTATTTTAGGTGGTCTTATCAATACAAATGTTGAAAACAATGTAAACAAAGTTCCTTTACTCGGAGATATTCCTCTTTTAAACTATCTGTTTAAATATGAGGATAAACAAAAAACTGTTCATGAGCTTATCATTGTTATAGAACCGCATATTATTCGTAAAGAAGAGAATGATTTATCTTTATCAGACTTAGGTTATCAAGGCCTGTCAGAGAAAATCTTACTTAATGCAGAAGATGCAATTACCGCTACTACTGATAGTGCAAAAGAAGAAAATTGA
- a CDS encoding CDC27 family protein, which yields MLNIDDLEIRHKKYKQKKIIPYFTITASIIIVSSSIAFFTLYNFNSNIEKKNIIKSTVDKKENIILQNTKAEPAKKEEKIIEQEKMAEPAKIEEEIIAQEPKLIKEESLQKQEKVMLSPSLKFIDNIKAEKETYSKNISNNIDTKKEIKKVSEEKKTALPVEEPAVEEVKESLQNVNQKSSISITRNDDEKDIQDVIKRFNINHNPALSLFVAKKYYQLGDYEQAYNYALATNELNNNIEASWIIFSKSLVKLDKKDMAIDTLRKYINYSNSSQAKQLLDEILSGKFK from the coding sequence ATGCTTAATATTGATGATTTAGAAATCAGACATAAAAAATATAAACAAAAAAAAATCATTCCTTACTTTACAATAACTGCGAGTATAATTATTGTTAGCTCTTCTATCGCTTTTTTTACTTTATACAATTTTAATTCTAATATAGAGAAAAAAAATATTATAAAATCAACTGTTGATAAAAAAGAAAATATAATATTACAAAATACAAAAGCAGAACCTGCCAAAAAAGAGGAAAAAATAATAGAACAAGAAAAAATGGCGGAACCTGCTAAGATAGAAGAAGAGATCATAGCGCAAGAGCCAAAACTTATTAAAGAAGAAAGCTTGCAAAAACAAGAAAAGGTTATGCTCTCTCCATCATTAAAATTTATAGACAATATAAAAGCAGAAAAAGAAACATATTCTAAAAATATAAGCAATAATATTGATACAAAAAAAGAGATAAAAAAAGTTAGTGAAGAGAAAAAAACGGCACTCCCTGTAGAAGAGCCTGCAGTGGAAGAAGTTAAAGAATCTTTGCAAAATGTTAATCAAAAAAGTTCTATTTCTATAACAAGAAATGATGATGAAAAAGATATTCAAGATGTTATAAAAAGGTTTAATATAAATCACAATCCTGCCCTAAGCCTTTTTGTTGCAAAAAAGTATTATCAATTAGGAGACTATGAACAAGCGTATAACTATGCTTTGGCAACAAATGAATTAAATAACAATATTGAAGCAAGCTGGATAATTTTTTCAAAATCATTAGTAAAACTAGATAAAAAAGATATGGCAATAGATACACTCAGAAAATACATAAACTACTCTAATTCATCACAAGCAAAGCAGCTTCTAGATGAAATCTTATCAGGAAAATTTAAATGA
- the pilO gene encoding type 4a pilus biogenesis protein PilO, translated as MSFKLMIENTLQRIDNFFKEKSQKDVYMIYIIIVAILFFLAYPFYDSSVNEFNSAKKKVEDITKKIDSDKIYLKINTEEKVAKLVQEIKNLENELLVQKDNNKYIKEKIETIYSLIYDEIAWGEYLNSISVNAKEHNVKIINFEESYPKNETSTFGHVLDVELKVKGNYLNTVKFINSLEKSELVVDVHDLSIKAQNELSTDLNISIWGITY; from the coding sequence ATGAGTTTTAAATTAATGATAGAAAATACCTTACAAAGAATTGATAATTTTTTTAAGGAAAAATCTCAAAAAGATGTTTATATGATATATATTATCATAGTTGCTATTTTGTTTTTTTTGGCTTACCCGTTTTATGATTCATCAGTTAATGAATTTAATAGCGCGAAAAAAAAAGTTGAAGATATTACAAAAAAAATAGATTCTGACAAAATTTATTTGAAAATAAACACAGAAGAAAAAGTCGCTAAACTTGTTCAAGAAATTAAAAATCTTGAAAATGAATTGTTGGTTCAAAAAGACAACAATAAATATATAAAAGAGAAGATAGAAACTATATATTCACTTATCTATGATGAAATTGCATGGGGTGAGTATCTTAATTCTATATCTGTAAATGCAAAAGAGCACAATGTAAAAATAATTAACTTTGAAGAGAGTTATCCAAAAAACGAAACATCAACTTTTGGTCATGTTTTGGATGTTGAACTCAAAGTTAAGGGAAATTACTTGAATACAGTTAAGTTTATCAATTCACTTGAAAAAAGTGAATTAGTTGTTGATGTTCATGATTTAAGCATTAAAGCACAGAATGAGCTGAGTACAGATTTAAATATTTCAATTTGGGGGATTACTTACTAA
- a CDS encoding YebC/PmpR family DNA-binding transcriptional regulator, with protein sequence MGRAFEYRKASKLKRWGAMSKLFPKLGKIITLAAKEGGTDPDMNPRLRTAILNAKAENMPKDNIEAAIKRATAKDTASMLEVSFEGKLPHGVQLFIECMTDNNTRTVANVKNILTKNGGEMLTKGSLEFMFDRKALIEFPLKDDMDLEELELELIDAGLEEIEAEDGVVIVTGDYTSFGALNSALENMGIEITKANLERMPNSPITITEKEQAEIDKILDKLEDDEDVQKIFTNIA encoded by the coding sequence ATGGGTAGAGCTTTTGAATATAGAAAAGCATCAAAACTAAAAAGATGGGGAGCAATGTCAAAACTGTTTCCGAAATTAGGAAAAATAATTACCTTGGCTGCAAAAGAGGGCGGAACAGATCCTGATATGAATCCTAGACTTCGTACAGCAATTCTTAATGCCAAAGCTGAAAATATGCCAAAAGATAATATAGAGGCAGCAATTAAAAGAGCAACGGCAAAAGATACGGCAAGTATGTTGGAAGTAAGTTTTGAAGGTAAACTTCCACACGGGGTACAGCTTTTTATTGAGTGTATGACTGATAATAATACCAGAACAGTTGCAAATGTTAAAAATATACTTACTAAAAATGGTGGTGAAATGCTTACAAAAGGATCTTTGGAGTTTATGTTTGATAGAAAAGCTTTAATAGAATTTCCTTTAAAAGATGATATGGATTTGGAGGAGTTGGAATTAGAGTTAATTGATGCCGGATTAGAAGAGATAGAAGCAGAAGACGGTGTTGTTATAGTTACAGGAGATTATACAAGCTTTGGTGCATTAAATAGCGCTTTGGAAAATATGGGTATTGAAATTACAAAAGCAAATTTAGAAAGAATGCCAAACTCACCAATTACAATTACGGAAAAAGAGCAGGCTGAAATAGATAAAATTTTGGATAAACTTGAAGATGATGAGGATGTTCAAAAAATATTTACAAACATAGCATAA
- a CDS encoding type II secretion system F family protein, which yields MKYFVATILTKGKKEQIGMYAENRKHASELTKLKYPGIILKISEEEEPLEKQFERFKTNLLSNVKKRKIKPDALIASIRQLAVMTNAGISIYDSLNEIAKSTQDKNLKLVFNKLAEDINSGYSLSKSMKNFQFELGNLTIAMVQLGEKTGNLDDSLYSLANMLEEIRANYIKFKKAMAYPRNVMIAMAIAFTILISYVVPQFKVIFEELHAQLPLPTLILLELENIFNNYGLYVLAALIIGLIIFKYLINNYEDIRYNWHKLLLKTYLIKDIIIYATLSRFTLVFSELVRAGIPIAEALDTSISMLENLPLKKKLASVRISVEKGTSLHEGLEETQLFENMIIQMISAGEDSGTLDSMVSKVAEYYKMKFDAIIDGLNEAIEPVMLLILAAMVLLLALGIFLPMWDLGNAVQGRG from the coding sequence ATGAAATACTTTGTAGCAACTATCCTCACTAAGGGTAAAAAAGAACAAATAGGAATGTATGCCGAGAACAGAAAACATGCTAGTGAGCTTACAAAATTAAAATATCCAGGAATTATTCTTAAAATTTCTGAAGAAGAAGAGCCGCTAGAGAAGCAATTTGAAAGATTTAAAACAAACTTGTTAAGCAATGTAAAAAAGCGAAAAATAAAGCCCGATGCATTAATAGCTTCTATTAGACAATTGGCTGTTATGACAAATGCAGGGATTTCAATTTATGATTCTCTTAATGAAATTGCAAAGTCTACACAAGATAAAAATTTAAAATTGGTTTTTAATAAATTGGCAGAAGATATAAATTCTGGTTATTCCTTGTCAAAATCTATGAAAAATTTCCAATTTGAGCTAGGAAATTTAACTATCGCCATGGTTCAACTTGGTGAAAAAACAGGTAACCTTGATGATTCGTTGTATTCGCTTGCTAATATGCTTGAAGAAATTCGTGCAAATTATATCAAATTTAAAAAAGCAATGGCATATCCAAGAAATGTTATGATTGCAATGGCAATTGCTTTTACAATTCTAATATCTTATGTTGTTCCTCAATTTAAAGTTATTTTTGAAGAGTTGCATGCTCAATTACCACTGCCTACGCTGATTTTACTAGAGCTTGAAAATATTTTCAACAATTATGGGCTTTATGTATTGGCTGCTTTAATTATAGGTCTTATTATTTTTAAATATCTAATAAACAACTATGAAGATATTAGGTATAACTGGCATAAACTTTTGTTAAAAACATATCTCATTAAGGATATTATTATTTATGCTACACTTAGCCGATTTACACTTGTTTTCTCAGAGTTAGTCCGTGCCGGTATTCCCATTGCAGAAGCTCTAGATACTTCTATATCAATGTTAGAAAATCTTCCTCTAAAAAAGAAACTTGCATCCGTCAGAATATCTGTTGAAAAAGGTACATCTCTGCATGAAGGTTTAGAAGAAACACAATTATTTGAAAATATGATTATTCAAATGATTAGTGCCGGTGAAGACAGTGGTACTTTAGACTCTATGGTAAGTAAAGTAGCTGAGTATTATAAAATGAAATTTGATGCTATTATTGATGGCCTTAATGAGGCGATAGAGCCAGTAATGCTGCTAATTCTCGCTGCTATGGTTCTTTTACTTGCTCTTGGTATATTTTTACCAATGTGGGATTTAGGAAATGCTGTTCAAGGAAGAGGATAA
- the hslU gene encoding HslU--HslV peptidase ATPase subunit, whose translation MNLTPKEIVDYLDKYVISQHNAKKTIALALRTRYRRMQLSQELQKDITPKNILMIGSTGVGKTEISRRLAGMMKVPFIKVEASKYTEVGFVGRDVESMIRDLVVASISIVKAEKEEENREKIENYVLNKIVEKLLPPLPSGASESKKDDYQRLLEAMEQRVLSGEMDDKIIELEVEKIHVEFNDTNLPPEMAKVQESFSKVFSQMNKEDNKKEVTVKDAKSILKSEASAKLIDSASINAEALKRAEDGGIIFLDEIDKIAVSEKFQGRNDPSKEGVQRDLLPIVEGSSVSTKYGVINTDHILFIAAGAFHLCKPSDLIPELQGRFPLRVELESLTQETLYKILTQTKNSLLHQYEALLSTEGMKLVFEDEAVRAIAKLTHRTNEITEDIGARRLHTVLERVLEDISFHADEYKDKEFVITEKLVHEKLDIVVENDDLSRYIL comes from the coding sequence GTGAATTTGACGCCAAAAGAGATAGTCGACTACCTAGATAAATATGTTATTTCTCAGCACAATGCTAAAAAAACAATTGCTCTAGCGCTTAGAACCAGATACAGAAGAATGCAGCTCTCCCAAGAGCTCCAAAAAGATATAACGCCAAAGAATATCCTTATGATAGGCTCTACGGGTGTCGGTAAAACAGAGATTTCAAGACGCTTGGCGGGCATGATGAAAGTTCCTTTTATCAAAGTAGAAGCAAGCAAATATACCGAGGTCGGTTTTGTAGGACGCGATGTTGAGTCCATGATTCGAGATTTGGTTGTGGCATCTATCTCCATTGTCAAAGCTGAAAAAGAGGAAGAAAACAGAGAAAAAATTGAAAATTATGTTTTAAACAAAATAGTCGAAAAACTTCTTCCCCCTCTTCCCTCAGGTGCGAGTGAATCTAAGAAAGATGACTATCAAAGACTTTTAGAGGCTATGGAGCAAAGAGTTCTCTCAGGTGAGATGGATGATAAAATCATAGAACTTGAAGTTGAAAAAATACATGTTGAATTCAACGACACAAATCTACCTCCGGAGATGGCAAAAGTTCAAGAATCATTCTCTAAAGTATTCTCTCAAATGAATAAAGAAGATAATAAAAAAGAGGTGACGGTTAAAGATGCAAAATCGATACTAAAAAGCGAAGCGAGTGCAAAGCTTATTGATTCTGCAAGCATTAATGCCGAAGCGCTAAAGCGTGCCGAGGACGGCGGAATAATATTTCTCGATGAGATTGACAAAATAGCTGTCAGTGAAAAATTTCAGGGAAGAAACGACCCTAGCAAAGAGGGAGTACAGCGAGACCTGCTTCCAATAGTTGAAGGTAGCAGCGTAAGCACAAAATATGGTGTGATAAATACTGACCATATTCTTTTTATTGCAGCAGGTGCATTTCATCTCTGTAAACCAAGCGATCTTATTCCCGAACTCCAAGGAAGGTTTCCTCTAAGAGTAGAACTTGAATCTTTAACACAAGAAACTCTCTATAAAATTCTTACCCAAACTAAAAATTCACTGCTTCACCAATATGAAGCACTGCTAAGTACAGAGGGGATGAAGCTTGTTTTTGAAGACGAGGCAGTTAGAGCGATAGCAAAGCTGACTCATCGCACAAACGAAATAACTGAAGATATAGGTGCTAGAAGACTTCATACAGTTCTAGAGAGAGTTCTAGAAGATATAAGTTTTCATGCTGATGAATACAAAGACAAAGAGTTTGTTATCACTGAAAAGTTGGTACATGAAAAACTAGACATTGTTGTCGAAAATGATGACTTGTCGAGATATATCTTATAG
- the era gene encoding GTPase Era, with protein sequence MTKAGFVSLIGRPNAGKSTLMNSLLGENIAMVSQKANATRKRSNAIVMHKDTQIIFVDTPGLHEREKILNQFMLDEALKAMGDCDLIVYLAPVTDSIENYEKFLKLNNSKIKHIIVLSKIDQVSQEKLFKKIAQYNQFSDYFEALIPMAVPKKIGHQDLLETISKLLPKSPFLYDPEDLTSELVRDIYAGFIREGIFQNVSDEIPYESDVIIDKIYEDKNIDKIIATIIIEKESQKGIIIGKGGESIKRIGKYSREKIEALSGKKVYLDLQVVVKKGWTKDKSFLKEIGYIS encoded by the coding sequence ATGACAAAAGCAGGTTTCGTCTCCTTAATCGGTCGTCCAAATGCTGGAAAAAGCACACTTATGAATTCGCTACTGGGCGAAAACATTGCAATGGTTAGCCAAAAGGCAAATGCAACTAGAAAAAGATCAAATGCAATAGTAATGCATAAAGATACACAAATCATCTTTGTTGATACTCCAGGATTGCATGAGAGAGAGAAAATACTAAATCAGTTTATGCTTGATGAAGCACTTAAGGCTATGGGAGATTGTGACCTTATAGTCTATCTTGCCCCAGTTACTGACAGCATTGAAAATTATGAAAAATTTTTAAAACTAAATAATTCAAAAATCAAACATATTATAGTATTAAGTAAAATAGATCAGGTTTCACAAGAGAAACTTTTTAAAAAAATAGCGCAGTACAACCAGTTTTCAGATTATTTTGAAGCTCTTATTCCAATGGCAGTACCAAAAAAAATCGGTCATCAGGATCTGCTCGAAACTATCTCAAAACTTTTACCCAAATCCCCTTTTCTTTATGATCCTGAAGATTTGACAAGCGAATTGGTAAGAGATATATATGCCGGTTTTATAAGAGAGGGCATATTTCAAAATGTCAGTGATGAGATACCGTATGAGTCTGATGTTATAATTGACAAAATTTATGAAGATAAAAATATAGACAAAATTATTGCTACTATCATTATAGAAAAAGAGTCTCAAAAAGGGATTATAATTGGTAAAGGCGGCGAATCAATCAAGAGAATCGGAAAATATTCCAGAGAAAAAATAGAAGCTCTAAGTGGAAAAAAAGTCTATCTTGATCTGCAGGTTGTTGTAAAAAAAGGCTGGACAAAAGATAAATCATTTTTAAAAGAGATTGGTTATATCTCATAA
- a CDS encoding GspE/PulE family protein, giving the protein MDRITSDLLANGSIMKSQVDRLIAKGLNSNLILRDITLSGFMTMDRLVRFIVDKIQSGEYPLSIIDNYDYIQEKDVLAKLAEKQNLMFLDLDSIDMDYRIMEKASLSQLKKYNALPISEDDLSITIAFCDPLDIEAQEAVQRLFPNKPIKTVVATKKQIQSYLTKVELKDSVKGLVKKIKDELNSISSLDQKQEASSILLLIDVILKACIKNRASDVHIEPTEKNCVVRTRIDGKLIEIFIFEKDIYPPLASRLKLLSNLDIAEKRKPQDGRFSTTIGSKEYDFRVSTLPIIYGESIVMRILDKQKALVKLEDAGMDSASYQKFTKALKSPYGIILVTGPTGSGKTTTLYGALNELRNVEDKLITVEDPVEYKMNLIQQVQVNPKIGLTFAAALRSILRQDPDKIMIGEIRDSETLEIAIKAALTGHLVISTLHTNDSISAITRMVDMGVPSYLISGSLVAIQAQRLVRKICPHCKIEEKVPANTLEELHQFIPENSKFYTGAGCKECNGTGYLGREMICEVLTVNEKMTSLIAKNASIETLHAQAVEDGFVGLFENGIDKALEGITSLEEILRVAK; this is encoded by the coding sequence ATGGATAGAATAACATCTGATCTATTAGCTAATGGCTCTATAATGAAGAGTCAAGTTGACAGACTGATCGCAAAAGGCTTAAATTCAAATTTAATTCTTAGAGATATTACCTTATCTGGATTTATGACAATGGATAGGCTTGTTCGTTTTATTGTCGATAAAATTCAAAGCGGTGAGTATCCTTTATCAATTATTGATAATTATGACTATATTCAAGAAAAAGATGTGTTAGCAAAACTTGCAGAAAAACAGAATCTTATGTTTCTTGATTTAGATTCAATAGATATGGATTATAGAATTATGGAGAAAGCATCACTTTCTCAATTAAAAAAATACAATGCTCTTCCAATATCAGAAGATGATTTAAGCATTACAATAGCTTTTTGCGATCCTCTTGATATTGAAGCTCAAGAAGCTGTACAGAGACTTTTTCCAAATAAACCAATTAAAACAGTAGTTGCAACTAAAAAACAGATTCAATCATACCTTACTAAGGTAGAATTAAAAGATAGTGTAAAAGGCTTAGTGAAAAAAATCAAAGATGAATTAAATTCTATAAGTTCTCTAGATCAAAAACAAGAAGCTTCTTCCATTTTACTTTTAATTGATGTGATTCTAAAAGCTTGCATTAAAAATCGAGCGAGTGATGTACATATTGAGCCGACAGAAAAAAATTGTGTTGTTCGTACCCGTATCGATGGTAAATTGATAGAAATTTTTATATTTGAAAAAGATATATATCCTCCGCTTGCTTCAAGATTAAAACTTCTCTCAAACCTTGATATAGCAGAAAAAAGAAAACCTCAAGATGGTCGTTTTTCTACAACAATTGGATCAAAAGAGTATGATTTTCGTGTATCTACTCTTCCCATAATTTACGGCGAATCTATTGTTATGAGAATTCTTGACAAACAAAAGGCGCTTGTAAAATTAGAAGATGCCGGCATGGACAGTGCGAGTTATCAAAAATTTACAAAAGCACTTAAAAGTCCTTATGGTATCATATTGGTAACCGGTCCTACAGGCAGCGGTAAAACGACAACACTATATGGAGCGCTAAATGAACTTAGAAATGTTGAAGACAAGCTTATTACGGTTGAAGATCCTGTAGAGTATAAGATGAATCTTATTCAACAGGTACAGGTAAACCCTAAAATAGGTCTTACTTTTGCAGCAGCTCTTAGATCTATACTAAGACAGGATCCGGATAAAATTATGATTGGTGAAATTCGTGATTCAGAAACACTTGAAATTGCCATTAAAGCTGCACTAACGGGCCACCTGGTAATTTCTACACTCCATACGAATGATTCCATTAGTGCTATAACTCGTATGGTAGATATGGGAGTTCCTTCTTACTTGATAAGCGGTTCGTTAGTTGCAATACAGGCTCAAAGACTTGTTAGAAAAATATGCCCGCATTGTAAAATAGAGGAAAAAGTTCCAGCAAATACTTTAGAGGAGTTACACCAATTTATACCTGAAAATAGTAAATTTTATACTGGAGCAGGTTGCAAAGAGTGCAATGGAACTGGATATTTGGGAAGAGAGATGATTTGTGAAGTTTTAACTGTTAATGAAAAAATGACATCTCTTATTGCTAAGAATGCCTCAATTGAGACTTTACATGCCCAAGCAGTAGAAGATGGATTTGTTGGGCTATTTGAAAATGGAATCGATAAAGCTCTTGAAGGTATTACAAGTTTAGAAGAAATTTTAAGGGTGGCAAAATAA
- a CDS encoding ATP-binding protein, producing the protein MKTSIYKNARDVFLDTVDAKDYIQLERISMIYQALKDSIAKPLKMVLLYGRPGTGKSMFLSRLHQDLVSEQKVYLYKTPILDESEFFKTLAQDLYDIKYDGELNFTQFMKVVENREVGAEIMPIIMLDEAQLYSTFMMEKIRLLSDTRKVKFVIALHKTEKEDLIAKEHFQTRIWESIKLENASPSELKIYIQKKLMKVNCLDVASMFNQKSVNLIHKLTNGNYRDTNKLVYTLFDIYMHYENNNYKKIKGNEISKKIIEMSAIHTGLINA; encoded by the coding sequence TTGAAAACAAGTATCTATAAAAACGCAAGGGATGTTTTTTTAGATACTGTTGATGCTAAAGATTACATCCAGCTTGAAAGAATCTCTATGATTTACCAGGCATTAAAGGACTCAATAGCTAAACCTCTAAAAATGGTGCTTTTATATGGAAGACCTGGTACTGGAAAAAGTATGTTTCTCTCAAGGCTTCACCAAGACCTTGTCTCTGAACAAAAAGTTTATCTATATAAAACACCTATTTTAGATGAAAGTGAATTTTTTAAAACACTTGCTCAGGATTTATATGACATTAAATATGATGGTGAATTGAATTTTACACAATTTATGAAAGTTGTTGAAAATAGAGAAGTTGGAGCAGAAATTATGCCAATCATAATGCTAGATGAAGCTCAACTATACTCAACTTTTATGATGGAAAAGATAAGACTGCTCTCTGACACAAGAAAAGTAAAATTTGTTATTGCTCTTCATAAAACAGAAAAAGAGGATTTAATTGCAAAAGAGCATTTTCAAACTAGAATTTGGGAAAGTATCAAGCTTGAAAATGCTTCACCCTCAGAATTGAAAATTTACATTCAAAAAAAACTTATGAAAGTAAATTGCCTGGATGTTGCAAGTATGTTTAATCAAAAATCAGTTAATTTGATTCATAAATTAACAAATGGAAATTATAGAGACACAAATAAACTAGTATATACATTATTTGATATATACATGCATTATGAAAATAATAATTATAAAAAAATAAAAGGAAATGAGATTTCGAAAAAAATTATAGAGATGTCTGCTATTCATACAGGACTTATTAATGCTTAA
- the hslV gene encoding ATP-dependent protease subunit HslV: MFDATTILAYKGKNKAVIGGDGQVTFGNSVLKGNATKIRTLHNGKILAGFAGSTADAFNLFDMFEDFLEAKKGDILKSVVEFSKAWRKDKVLRRLEAMMIVLNNEHIFILTGNGDVVEPEDGEIASIGSGGNFAISAARALKKHAEMDEEDLVRESLSIAADLCIYTNHNIKTLILEGETK; encoded by the coding sequence ATGTTTGATGCCACTACTATACTTGCATACAAAGGCAAGAATAAAGCAGTAATCGGCGGTGACGGTCAAGTCACTTTTGGAAACAGTGTTCTAAAAGGAAATGCAACAAAGATCCGCACGCTTCATAACGGCAAAATATTAGCTGGTTTTGCAGGAAGTACCGCTGATGCTTTTAATCTTTTTGACATGTTTGAAGATTTTTTAGAGGCAAAAAAAGGCGATATCCTAAAATCCGTCGTAGAGTTTTCCAAAGCTTGGAGAAAAGACAAAGTACTTCGCCGTCTTGAAGCTATGATGATTGTTTTAAACAATGAGCATATTTTCATACTAACAGGCAACGGAGATGTTGTTGAGCCCGAAGACGGCGAGATAGCATCCATTGGGAGCGGCGGAAACTTTGCCATATCTGCTGCGCGGGCCCTTAAAAAACATGCAGAAATGGATGAAGAAGATTTGGTAAGAGAGAGCCTTAGTATTGCGGCTGATTTATGTATCTACACAAACCATAATATAAAAACTCTTATCTTAGAGGGAGAAACGAAGTGA